The Canis lupus familiaris isolate Mischka breed German Shepherd chromosome X, alternate assembly UU_Cfam_GSD_1.0, whole genome shotgun sequence genome has a segment encoding these proteins:
- the SRPX2 gene encoding sushi repeat-containing protein SRPX2 isoform X2 produces MAGQLTQRGALCLLLFLTPAVTPTWYAVPRWCYTLNIQDGEATCYSPRGGNYHSSLGTRCEFSCDRGFRLIGRRSVQCLSSRRWSGTAYCRQVRCHALPFITSGTYTCTNGMLLDSRCDYSCSSGYHLEGDRSRICMEDGRWSGGEPVCVDIDPPKIRCPHSREKMAEPEKLTARVYWDPPLVKDSADGTITRVTLRGPEPGSHFPEGEHVIRYTAYDRAYNRASCKFIVKVQVRRCPTLKPPQHGYLTCTSAGDNYGATCEYHCDGGYERQGTPSRVCQSSRQWSGSPPICAPMKINVNVNSAAGLLDQFYEKQRLLIISAPDPSNRYYKMQISMLQQSTCGLDLRHMTIIELVGQPPQEVGRIREQQLSANIIEELRQFQRLTPSYFNMVLIDKQGIDRERYMEPVTPEEIFTFIDDYLLSNQELIQRREQRDICE; encoded by the exons TCCCCCGATGGTGTTATACATTAAATATCCAGGATGGAGAAGCCACATGCTACTCTCCAAGGGGAGGGAATTATCACAGCAGTTTGGGTACTCGTTGTGAGTTCTCCTGTGACCGGGGCTTTCGACTGATCGGACGAAGGTCGGTGCAATGCCTGTCAAGCCGCCGTTGGTCTGGAACTGCCTACTGCAGGC AGGTGAGATGCCACGCACTGCCATTCATCACTAGTGGCACTTACACCTGCACAAATGGGATGCTTCTTGACTCCCGCTGTGACTACAGCTGTTCCAGTGGCTACCACTTGGAAGGTGACCGCAGCCGAATCTGCATGGAAGATGGGCGATGGAGTGGAGGCGAACCTGTATGTGTAG ACATAGATCCCCCCAAGATCCGTTGTCCCCACTCACGTGAGAAGATGGCAGAGCCGGAGAAACTGACTGCTCGAGTATATTGGGACCCACCCTTGGTGAAAGATTCTGCTGATGGTACTATCACCAG GGTGACACTTCGGGGCCCTGAGCCAGGCTCTCACTTTCCCGAAGGAGAGCATGTGATTCGTTACACTGCCTATGACCGAGCCTATAACCGAGCCAGCTGCAAGTTCATTGTGAAAGTACAAG TGAGACGCTGCCCAACTCTAAAACCACCACAGCATGGCTACCTCACCTGCACCTCAGCAGGGGACAACTATGGTGCCACCTGTGAATACCACTGTGATGGAGGTTATGAACGCCAAGGAACCCCCTCCCGGGTCTGCCAGTCCAGCCGCCAGTGGTCAGGATCACCACCCATCTGTGCTC CTATGAAGATTAACGTCAATGTCAACTCAGCTGCTGGCCTTCTGGATCAGTTCTATGAGAAACAGCGACTCCTCATCATCTCGGCTCCTGATCCCTCCAACCGATACTATAAAATGCAGATCTCTATGCTGCAG cAATCCACTTGTGGACTGGACCTACGCCACATGACCATCATTGAACTGGTGGGGCAGCCACCTCAGGAGGTGGGGCGCATCCGGGAGCAACAGCTGTCAGCCAACATCATCGAGGAGCTCAG GCAATTTCAGCGCCTCACTCCCTCCTACTTCAACATGGTGTTGATTGACAAGCAAGGAATTGACCGGGAACGCTACATGGAACCTGTCACCCCCGAGGAAATCTTTACATTCATTGATGACTATCTACTGAGCAACCAGGAGCTGATCCAGCGTCGGGAGCAAAGGGACATATGCGAGTGA